Proteins from a single region of Armatimonadota bacterium:
- a CDS encoding 2-isopropylmalate synthase — translation MDDVVRIFDTTLRDGEQSPGFSMTSAEKLELARQLEALRVDVIEAGFPISSPGEMDAVRAVAREVRGSTVAALARANTRDVEAAVEALRQASRPRVHVFVATSAIHMAHKLRLTPDEVVEAATGAVRLARRFTDDVEFSAEDASRSEVEFLCRVFDAVIRAGATVINVPDTVGYTTPHEYAALIQTLREHVTDSDRVTWSVHCHDDLGLAVANSLAAVAAGARQVECTINGIGERAGNAALEEVVMALRTRRDAYGAHTRVDTTRLYRTSRLLTAVTGVAVQPNKAVVGENAFAHEAGIHQHGVLVNRTTYEIMRPEDVGLPKNRLVMGKHSGRHAFRKALEDQGVRLDEPTLDRTFARFKELADKKKQVAIEDILALVDEEVRSVPARYTLQSFHVITGTGVPPAATVTLNGDGGPTTASASGDGPVDALCAAVAAMTGLQAQLVGYGIRAVTGGTDALGEVTARVREGETMVVGRASSTDVLEGSVRAYLDAVNRLLAVRDAARAGDPAWA, via the coding sequence ATGGACGACGTCGTTCGCATCTTCGACACCACGCTGCGTGACGGCGAGCAGTCGCCGGGCTTCTCCATGACGTCGGCCGAGAAGCTGGAGCTGGCCCGGCAGTTGGAGGCACTGCGCGTGGACGTCATCGAGGCGGGATTCCCAATATCGTCGCCCGGCGAGATGGACGCCGTCCGGGCCGTGGCCAGGGAGGTGCGCGGCAGCACCGTCGCCGCCCTGGCACGCGCCAATACTCGGGACGTGGAAGCGGCGGTCGAGGCGCTGCGTCAGGCCTCCAGGCCGCGGGTCCATGTCTTTGTTGCCACTTCAGCCATTCACATGGCGCACAAGCTGCGGTTGACGCCCGACGAGGTCGTCGAGGCCGCGACCGGCGCGGTGCGGCTGGCGCGACGATTCACCGACGACGTTGAGTTCTCGGCCGAGGATGCCAGCCGCTCCGAGGTCGAGTTCCTCTGCCGTGTTTTCGACGCCGTCATCCGGGCCGGCGCCACCGTGATCAACGTTCCCGATACCGTCGGGTACACGACCCCGCACGAGTACGCCGCGCTGATCCAGACGCTGCGGGAGCACGTGACAGACAGCGATCGCGTCACCTGGAGCGTTCACTGTCACGACGACCTGGGTCTGGCGGTCGCCAACTCTCTGGCAGCGGTGGCCGCGGGCGCCCGGCAGGTTGAGTGCACGATCAACGGAATCGGCGAGCGCGCGGGCAACGCCGCCCTGGAGGAGGTCGTCATGGCGCTGCGCACCCGGCGCGACGCCTACGGCGCCCACACCAGGGTTGACACCACCCGGCTGTACCGCACGAGCCGTCTCCTGACCGCGGTTACTGGCGTGGCGGTGCAGCCCAACAAAGCCGTCGTGGGAGAGAACGCCTTTGCCCACGAGGCAGGCATCCACCAGCACGGAGTGCTGGTCAACCGGACGACATACGAGATCATGCGGCCCGAGGATGTCGGACTGCCGAAGAACCGGCTTGTGATGGGCAAGCACTCGGGCCGCCATGCCTTCCGCAAGGCGCTGGAGGATCAGGGAGTGCGACTCGACGAGCCCACATTGGATCGCACGTTCGCGCGTTTCAAGGAGTTGGCCGACAAGAAGAAGCAGGTGGCAATCGAGGACATCCTTGCCTTGGTTGACGAGGAGGTCCGCTCCGTGCCGGCGCGTTACACCCTGCAATCGTTCCATGTGATCACGGGAACCGGCGTACCACCGGCCGCCACCGTAACGCTCAACGGCGACGGCGGCCCCACGACCGCGTCGGCCTCGGGCGACGGTCCGGTAGACGCACTGTGCGCCGCGGTGGCAGCCATGACCGGGTTGCAGGCGCAGCTTGTGGGCTACGGTATCCGGGCCGTGACCGGGGGTACGGACGCGTTGGGAGAGGTGACCGCTCGGGTTCGGGAAGGCGAGACGATGGTCGTGGGCCGGGCAAGCAGCACCGACGTGCTGGAGGGTAGCGTGCGTGCGTACCTGGATGCCGTGAATCGGCTGTTGGCGGTCCGCGACGCGGCGAGGGCAGGTGATCCGGCATGGGCATGA